Within the Achromobacter spanius genome, the region CAGCTACGCCATCGCGTTCATGGAAGGCCGCGGCTGCGAGCCCAATGCGTATCTGGCCAAGGTGTGGATTGCGCGCGCCTGCGCGCTGTCGCCCGACAACGAATACTTGCAGCGCTTAAGCGGCGAAATCAATGACGCCAGCGGTTGGTTTGGCGGCTGGCGCTTGCGGCGGCGCATGGAACAGGCCCGCGCGCGCGTGGATGCGCGGGGCCGCGAGCTGACCTTTGGACGGGGCGAAGCGGACGCCTGACAAGACCGCGCCGCCCCTGAATATTTGAACTTCAGGGGCGGCGCCGTTTTCACAGGCGCCTGAATCACACGCGCCCGCGGCGTCAGACCGCCAAGCCACTTGCAGTTTGAAACGTTTCATCACCGCGGCGTCCGTCCCCGTCAGGCGACAACAGTACAATTCTCGCCACTTCCCGCTACCCGTACGCAACCCGTCCGCCTTTTCCATGTCCAGCCTCATCGTCCACGGTGGCACGCCCCTGCGCGGCCGCATCATTCCTTCGGCCAACAAGAACGCCGTGCTGCCCATTCTGTGCGCCACGCTCTTGACCGACCAGCCCTTGACGCTGCACGGCGTGCCGGACATTACCGATGTGCGGAAGATTCTCGACATCTTCCGCACGCTGGGCAGTGACGTGAAGCTGGACGAATCCACGCGCACGCTGAACCTGCATCACCGCAACACCACGTTCGACGCCACGCAGCACCGGCTGCCCGAAGAGATGCGGTCGTCGATCATGCTGGTGCCGCCGCTCTTGGCGCGCTTTGGGGTGGCGCGGCTGGAAGACAACGTCAAGGGCTGCACGCTGGGCGTGCGCGAGATTGATCCGCACGTGGACATCTTCCGCTCGTTCGGCGGCGAAGTGGAACGCGCCAGCGGGTCTTTGCTGGTGCGCAGCAGCGGCACGCTGAAAGCCACGCATCACTGGCTGGATTACGCGTCAGTCACCACTACCGAAAACTTCGTGCTGTGCGCGGCGGCGGCCATTGGGGAATCTTCTTTGACCAATGCGGCGTCCGAGCCGCACGTGCAGGAGTTCTGCCGCTTCATGGCGATGATGGGCGCCGATATTGATGGCATCGGCACATCGCGCCTGACGGTGCGCGGCGGTGCGCGGCTGGGCGGCGGTGAATTCACCTTTGAAGAAGACTTCCACGAGATCACGACGTTTCTCGCGCTGGGCGCGATCACGGGCGGTGACGTCGTGGTGCGCAACCGCACCCCGGGCAACTTCCCGCTGATCGACCGCACCTTCGCCAAGTTCGGGGTCACGATCGAGCACAAGGATGGCTGGTCGCGGGCGCTGCGCTCGGACCCGCTGAAGGTGCAGACGCCCTTCACCAGCAACGTGCTGACCAAGGTGGAAGCCGCACCCTGGCCGTACTTTCCGGTGGACCTGCTGCCGATCTTCATTGCGCTGGGCGTGTGCGCCGAGGGCAATGCGATGTTCTGGAACAAGGTCTATGACGGCGCGCTGGGCTGGACGGGCGAGCTGACGAAGTTCGGCGCGCACGTGTTCTCGTCAGACCCGCACCGTGTGGTGACCTTCGGCGGCATGCCGCTGACGCCGGCCGTGGTGGAAAGCCCCTACATCATCCGCGTGGCGATCGCCCTGTTCATGGTGGCCAGCAGCATCAAGGGCCGCTCGGAAATCCGCAATGCGACGCCGATCCGCCGCGCGCATCCGCAGTTTGTGGAAAACCTGCGCAGCCTGGGCGTGCAGGTGGAATGGGCTAGCGAAGAATAAAAAATGCCGGCATCGCTGCCGGCATTTCCTTCTTGCGTTTCCTGCGTGTCCCGCGGGTCGCGCTACTTGAAGTCCGCCCCCGGATCACCACCGCCATAGGTGCTGGTGCCGTAGGACGTATCCACCTCGATCTTCACCTTGCTGGCGTCAACCTTGGCTTCATCGCTCTTGTAGTGCATGACCAAGCCGGGGAACGCCAGCACCGCCGCCACCATGGTCAGCTGGATGATGATGAACGGGATGGAACCGCGGTAGATCTGGCCCGTGGTGACGGGTTCGATCATCTTGCCCGTGACCTTGTCCTTGTACCTGTCCTTGGGCGCGACCGATCTTAAGTAGAACAGCGCAAAGCCGAAGGGCGGATGCATGAACGAAGTCTGCATGTTCACCGCCAGCAGCACGCCAAACCAGATCAGGTCGATGCCCAGCTTGTCGGCCACCGGACCCAGCAGCGGCACGATGATGAAGGCCAGCTCAAAGAAGTCCAGGAAGAAGGCCAGCACGAAGGTCAGCACGCTGACGGCAATCAGGAAGCCCATTTCGCCGCCGGGCAGGCTGACCAGCAGGTGTTCCACCCACAGGTCGCCGTTGACGCCACGGAAGGTCAGGCCGAACACCGTGGAGCCCACCAGGATGAACACCACGAAGGTGGACAGCTTGGTAGTGGTATCCATGGCCTGCTTCATCAGCTTCAGCGTCAGCCGGCCCCGGATCATGGCCATCAGGATGGCGCCCACGGCACCCATGGCACCGCCTTCGGTGGGCGTTGCCACGCCGATGAAGATCGTGCCCAGCACCAGGAAGATCAGGAACAGCGGCGGGATCATCACGAACGTGACGCGCTCGGCCAGGGCCGACAGCATGCCGATCTTGAAGACCTTGTTGACGCCCGCAATGATGAAGGCGGTCAGCCCCCAGATCAGCAGCGACAGCACGATCTGCTCGTCCACCGGCGCCGTATCGGCTTCGATGTACTGGCCAACGAAGTACGCGGACAGCGCCGAGATCACCATCAGCACCAGCAGCGAACGCCCGCCGCGCGTGCCGTTGGCTTCGCGGAACGAACGCGCCTCTTCCGGCAGCGCGGGCGCCGAGTCGGGCTTCAGGTACGACTTGATGATGACGAACGCCACATAGGTGCCCGCCAGCAGGAAGCCGGGCACGATGGCGCCACGGTACATGTCGCCGATGGAACGGCCCAACTGGTCGGCCAGGATGATCAGCACCAGCGACGGCGGGATGATCTGCGACAGCGTGCCGGACGCGGCGATGATGCCGCTGGCCAGCCTGCGGTCGTAGCCGTAACGCAGCATGATGGGCAAGGAAATCAGGCCCATCGAGATCACCGATGCCGACACCACGCCGGTGGTGGCGGCCAGCATGGCGCCCACGAAGACCACGGCAATCGCCAGGCCGCCGCGCACGGTGCCGAACAATTGGCCGATGGTTTCCAGCAGGTCCTCGGCCATGCCTGATCTTTCAAGCACCAACCCCATCAAGGTAAAGAATGGCACCGCCAACAAAGTGTCGTTGGAGATGATGCCGAAGATGCGTTGCGGCAGCGCCTGGAACAGCGCGGCGTTCAAGAGGCCCAGTTCAATGCCGATCAGTGCGAAAAGTATGCCGTTGGCCGCCAGCGCGAAGGCCACGGGAAAGCCCATCAGCAGGAACACCACCAAGGTGGCGAACATGATGGGGGCCATGTTTGCAGTCAAGAATTCCATGGTCAGCGTCCGTCCTGTCCGTTCTGGCCGCGGGCGCCGTCTGGCTGCTTCCCGCCTTGCGCCGCCAGGGCGCGTTCTTCGCGCAGGCGCGCCTCTTCGGCGATTTCCAGCGCCAGGGCTTCTTCAGCGGAAATTTCGGAGGGTCGCGCGCCGGGGTCGGGGCACTTGCCCATCAGGAAACCCACGCACTTGATCAGGTGTGACAAGCCGGCCAGCACCAGCAAGGCGAAGCCGACCGGAATCAGCAGCTTGACGGGCCAGCGCACCAGGCCGCCGGTATTGGACGACTGCTCATTGGTCAGGAACGAATCCATGAACACCGGCCACGACAGGTAGGTGATGAGCAGGCAGGCGGGCATCAGGAAGAAGATGACGCCGAAGATGTCGATGTAGATCTGCTTGCGGCGCGGCAGGCGCGACGACAGCACGTCCACGCGCACGTGTTCGTTGCGCAGCAGCGTGTAGCCGGCCGCCAGAAGGAAGATGGCGCCGAACAAGTACCACTGCAATTCCAGCCAGCCGTTGGAGCTGACCTGGAAGACCTTGCGCACAATGGCGTTGCCGGCGCTGACCACGACGACGACCAGCGTCAGCCACGTCACGCACCGGCCAACCACCGTATTGATCGAGTCGATCAAACGGGATAGGGCTAATAGGGCATTCATGTTGGATATCCGGACTGGCGCGGGGCTTGGCGCGCAGTCAATGTGCAACGTAAAGAGAGGAGAAAACCAGCTGGCGCGCGCGGATGCGGCACATCCACGCGCGCCGGCACAATCAGGGCCGCTTACTTGCCGCGGTTGATCGTGCCCATGTAGCTGTCATAGCTGCCTTCAGCAACACGGAACCAGGGCAGTTCGTTGTCGCGGAAGTTCTTCATGCTTTCGTAGACCTTCTTGAACACCGGGCTCTTGGCGCTCATTTCGTCGTACAGCTTGACCGATTCGGCAAAGCACGCGTCCATGACGGGCTTGGGGAACGATTGCAGCTTGGCGCCCTGGGCGATCAGGCGGCGCAGCGCGGCGGGGTTCTCGGCGTCGTACTTGGCGATCATGTCGTTGGTCGCCGCGGCCGAGGCTTGCGCCAGGATGGCCTGGTATTGCTTGGGCAGCTTGTTGTAGGCGTCCTGGTTGACGTACAGCGACACTTGCAGCGTGCCTTCCCACCAGCCCGGGTAGTAGTAGTGCGGGGCCACTTTGTTGAAGCCCAGCTTTTCATCATCGTAGGGGCCGATCCATTCGGCCGCGTCGATGGTGCCCTTTTCCAGTGCCGGGTAGATGTCGCCGCCAGCGATTTGCTGCGGCACCACGCCCAGGCGCGACAACACGGCGCCCGCGAAGGCGCTGACGCGGAACTTCAGGCCCTTCAGGTCGTCCACCGTCTTGATTTCCTTGCGGAACCAGCCACCCATCTGCGTACCGGTATAGCCGCAGGGGAAGTTGACGATGTTGTAGGCCTTGAAGACGTCGCGCAGCAGCGCCAGGCCGTCGCCGTGGCGCATCCAGGAATTCATCTGGCGGGTGTTCAGGCCAAACGGCACGGCGGCGTCAAAGCTCAGGACCGGGTCCTTGCCGTAGTAGTAGTACGACGCGCTGTGGCCGCATTCGATCGTGCCGTTCTGCACGCCGTCCAGCACTTGCAGCGCCGGGACGATTTCACCTGCCGGGAACACGCGGATGGAGAATTTGCCGCCGGTGGCTTCGGACACATACTTGGCGACGCTTTCGCCGCCGGAATAGATGGCGTCGGCGCTACGGGGGAAGCTGGACGCCAGGCGCCAGTTCAGAGTGGGGGCCTCCTGGGCGATGGCGGGCGCCGCCAGGGTGGCGCCGCCTGCAGCGGCCCCCAAGGTGGCTTTCTTCAAAAAGGAACGGCGTTGCATGCAAGTCTCCCAACTTGGATAAAGTTTTTTTTCCGGGTCCCGGGGCGAATTGGTGGAGCCCCCAGGCGCGATCCTGTGGGTAACAAATGGTCGCGCTCATGAATTTGGCTGCGATGCTATCGGCAAATGATGCAGGGGGCGTAGCGGGAAAACCCTTGCCGTAAGCTTCGTGAAATCTTTCGTCTTCGTATAGCTGGTATGACCAGCGGCGGCCTTGATGGCGCGCGCGGTCTTTCTGCACTGGTATGTGGGCCGGATCAGACCTTGGACGCTTGCCGGGCGCTGAAATAAGCCGCCGCCGCTATATAACCAAAAAATATTTAGCGTGTGGCGTCGGCAGCATCTGGATACGTGCGCGGGTCGGGCCCCTGCTCTGGCCATTGCTGCGGCACCTGGCGCAATTCCGCCGTGTCATAGCCCAGTTCGCGCACCTTCTCCACCAGGCGAGCGTAGTCGGCCGGCGGCAAGCTGGGCGTGCGCGCCATGATCCAGACGTAGTCGCGCTTGCTGCGGCCGATGATGGTTTGCTGATAGTCGTCGTCCAGATACGCGATGACGTATTCCGCCTGGATGGGCCAGATGAACTGCATGCCCCAGATGGCGTTACCCGTGTCCGGCTCCACGGTGCCCACCGGGCGCATGGTTTTCACCTTGGCGTCGAAGCCGCCGTGGCGGTAGCGGAAGGTGGTCTGGATGCGGCCATCGGGCAGCAAGGCGTAGGACTCGACGGCGTTGTACGACTGGCGTTCGGGCCAGGTGGGAATGCCGGCGATCACGTACCAGTCGCCCATGAAGCGCTTGATGTCGACGTTATCCACGGCTGGCATGGGCGGCGGGCTGCTGCAACCTGCCAGCGCGGCAAGCACTGCAAGTACGGTCAACCCGGCAAAGCGTTTGGATTTCGGCATGGCGCCCTCCTCTCAGTCTGGTCGCATGGTTGGGTTCGACCTTAGTCTGGCCTTGGTCAGACCCTATTCCGGTCGCTCGAAGCGGTAATGCGCCACCATCCACGCTTGCCCGTCCTGGTAGCCGAACAGTTCGGCGCAGGCCATCCAGAACATGCGCCAGCGGTGGAACCACAAGCCAGCAAGCGACGCGCCATAGGCTTGTTCCAGCACCTGCATGACGTCGGCCCGATGCGCATCCTGGTTGGCCAGCCAATGGTTGGCGGTACGCTCGTAATGACGGCCGTCGACCAGCCAGCGCGCCTGGATGCGCAAGTCGCGCTGGAACCACAGCAAGGTGTCCACCGACGGCATGATGCCGCCCGTGAAGAAATGCCGGCCCAGCCAATTGTCGGCGCCCTCGGTTTCGAAGGGGTACATCAGGCTGCGGTGCGCGAACAGGTGCACGAACAGCTTGCCGCCCGGGCGCAACCACGAGCCGATGCGCGCCAGCAGGTCTTGGTAGTTGCGCATGTGCTCGAACATCTCCACCGACACGCAGCGGTCGAAGGCGGACGGCGGCAGGTCCAGCGTGTTGACGTCGCAGGTGATTACCTCGACGTTCAGCAGCCCCCGCGCGCGGCATTGCGCCTGGATGTGCTGCCGCTGCGAGGCGGAATTCGAGACCGCCGTAATGCGCGCCGAGGGATAGCGTTCGGCCATCCACAGCGTCAGGGATCCCCAGCCGCAGCCCAGTTCCAGGATGCGCTGGCCGTCCATCAGTTCGGCGCGCAGGCCGGTCAGTTCCAGCATGGCGGCTTCGGCCTGGTCCAGGGTTTCGCGGCCCGTGGGGTAATAGCAGCCGGAATACTTCAACTGCCGGCCCAGGCACAGCTTGAAGAAGTCGGCCGGCAGCTCGTAGTGCTGGGTGTTGGCGGCGTCGGTGTGGATGGCGACGGGGCTGGTGCGCAGTTCATCAATCAGTTGCTGGTAGCGCCGCGCCTGGCCCGCGGGGCCATCCGCCTGTTCCTCCCGCAGACGCTGCGCGCACAAGCGGCGGATGCCGTGGCGCATCAGCGCGTCGGGCACCAGGCCGCGTTCGGCCAGGCCCAATAAGCCGGGCGCCGGCCGGTCGGAAGCCAGGCGGGAATCGTTGAGAGTTGCGGTCGTCATCATTCGCCCTTTGCATTGGCATGCGTTGAGTCCGCCGATTCCCGCTTGGGAAACCAGGGGAACAGCATCGGCGTGGTGCGTTGGTACTGGCGGTAGTCGTCACCCCGGGTGCGCAGCGCCTGCGCTTCGGTGTAGGGGATGCCACTGATCCAGCGCAGGAAAATGAACATGGCGATGGGGCCCAGCCAAGCCAGCCAGGCCAGGTCGGCGCCCACCGCCAACGCCACATAGCTGAACCAGTGCAGCCATTCGAAAAAGTAATTGGGATGCCGGGAGTAACGCCACAGGCCCTGGCGGCAGGTGCGGCCACGGTTGGCCGGGTTGTCGCGGAAAGCGTCCAACTGCCGGTCGGCAATCGTTTCACCCGCCACGGACACGATCCAAACCAGCAGGCCCAGCCACAACCACGGCGTCATGCGCGGCTCGGGGTTGGCGGCCACCGCGATGAAGGGCAGCGACATGAACACGACCAGCCCCGCTTGCGCCAGGAAGAACAGCGCAAACTTGCCCTGGTGCCCGTTCCAATGCGCGCGCAAGGCGCGGTAGCGGCCGTCTTCCTCGCCGTGGCGCACGCGCCGCCAGATGTGCCACGCCAGCCGGCCCGCCCACACGCCGCCCAGCACGGCCAGCAACACGCGCGGGATGGCCGCGCCGGGGCCGGTCAGCGCCAGCAACACGGCGGCCAGCGCCATGCCCGACGCCCACATCGCGTCCACAATGCCCGCGTTGTGATGGCGCCGCTGCCAGCGCCAGCCCACGGTCATCAGCCCCACGGCCACGACCGCCACCATCAGCGCCTGCATGCCGGGCGTCATGACGTAGCCCAGCGCGCCGTCGTGGGCATGGCCCCCGGCCGCGCCAATAGCAGATGCGACACGCCGATGGCGCGTTCACGAAAGCCGCCTTCGCAATACGCCAGGTAGAACTCCCACAGGCGAATAAAGCGTTCGTCAAAACCCTGCGCACGCACCGCATCCAGGCGGGCCATGAACCGATCGCGCCACGCTTCCAGGGTGCGCGCATAAGACAGGCCGAAGTCTTCCAGGTGCACCAGGCTTAGGTCGCTGGCGCGCGTCTTGGCTTGCAGCATGGCCTGGATGGACGGCATGAAGCTGCCGGGGAATATATGCCGCTTGATGAAGTCCACCGCTTTCAACGCCTGCGCGTAGCGATGGTCTTCAATGGTGATGGCCTGGATCAGCGCCACGCCGTCGGGCTTGAGCAGGTCGCCCACCTTGGCGAAGTACGCCGGCAGGTAGGCGGCGCCGATGGCCTCGATCATTTCAATGGACACCAGCTTGTCGAACTGGCCGTTCAGGTCGCGATAGTCTTGCAGCAGCACGTCCACGCGGTATTGCAGGCCGGCGCGGCGGATGCGCTCGGTGGCCAGCGCGTGCTGTTCGCGCGAGATCGTGGTGGTGGTGACGTGGCAGCCGTAGTGGCGCGCCGCGTGCAGCGCAAAGCCGCCCCAGCCCGTGCCGATCTCGACCACGCGCTGGCCGGGCCGCAGGTCCAGCTTGCGGCAGATCACGTCCAGCTTGCGGGTGGAGGCCTGCTCCAGCGTGTCGTCGTCGCCTGCCCATAGCGCTGACGAATACATCATGTCGTCTGACAGGAACAGGCGGAAAAATTCATTGCCCAGGTCGTAGTGCGCGGCAATGTTGCGGCGGCTGCCCGCGCGCGTGTTGCGTCGGCAGGCGTGCAGCGCCCGCATCGCCATGCCACCCAGCCGCGCCATGCCGCGTTCCATCCCGTCGAGCAGGTCGCGGTTGCGCACCAGCAGGCGGATCAGGCCGACAAGATCATTGCAGTGCCAATGGCCGTCGCCATAGGATTCGCCGCCGCCCACGCTGCCGTGGCGGGCGATCGCGCCGTAGAACGCCGGGTCTTGCACTCGCAGCCGCAGGGGCCGGCCGGCTGTTGCGCCCTGCTCGCCTGGTTCGGCGCTGCCCGTGTCGACGTTGCCCAGTTCGGCGCTACCCAGTTCGACGCTGCCCATTGCGTCGTCAATCAGCAGCCGCCCGCCCTGCAAATGCCCCAGTTGGTCCAGCAAGCGCCGACGCAGCAGGCGTTCGGTCAGAGACAGGGCCTGCGCGGCCTCGGGCACGCAGGCATCGTTGAGCGCCAGGCGTTCGGAATCGGAGGGGGATCTCATCAGTCTTCTCCCGGTTAGGCGAATTAAGCGCGCGGGGTTCTATGGGCGACAGAATTCCCGCGTGCGCGTGTGGATGCCCTATATACGTAGGCCCCGGCGAATTGGATTCACCAGGGAAAACCCGTAGGTTCTTGCCGTGCCCGCGTGACCGATTCGCGTGCCCTACTTGCATGCGCGAATCGGATGCGCGACGCGATTGCGCTACTTGAACGCGCTACTTGTCCGATCGGCGCTGCGCATCCGACGGATCCAAGACAAAACCCGCCAAGTCATCCAGCACCGGCGCGCGCCATCGCAGCGGACGCGCCAGCGCCCCAGCCAGCAGCGCATGCCCCAGGCCGTCGTAACGCACCAGCGTCACGGGCACCCGAGCGGCCTGCAAGGCGGCGGCCAGCCCTTCGGTGTTGCGATGGGGGTCAACGGTGGTGTCGGCCATGCCCGCCATCAGCAAGGCGGGCGGCGCGTTGGGCGTGACGTGGGCAATGGGCTGGGAGTCGGGTGGCGTGCCCGGGAAATGGAACACGGGCTTCAGGCTGCTGGCCACAATGGGCAGGAAGTCGTACGGGCCGGCCATGCCGATCCAGCCGCGCAGCATGGATGGCGACGCGCCATGGCGTTCTAGCCAGCGCGGGTCCAGCGCGACCATGGCGGCGTTGTAGCCGCCCGCGCTATGGCCGGCCACGAAGACCCGGCCGGGGTCGCCGCCGTATTCGGCCACGTGTTGCAGCGTCCAGGCGACGGCACGGGCGCAATCGTCCAGGAAGTCCGGGTAGGCCACGTCGGGGTACAAACGGTAGTCCGCGATCACGGCCAGGATGCCGCGCGAGGCCAGCGCGTCGCCCACAAACTTGTAGTCGGCGCGTGAGCCATTGCGCCAACTGCCGCCGTAGAAGAACACGACCACGGGCGGCTGTTGCACGCCGGGCGGCGCGTAGATATCCAGGCGCTGGCGGGGATCGGCGCCATAGGCCACGTCCGCCACCACGCGGTTGGCGTTGTCGGGCACCGCGCCGTTCAACACGGCCAGCGGCGAACAGGCAGTCAGGGTCAGCAGCAGCAAGGCCGCCAGCACGGCCACCGTGGCCGCGCTACGCATGGCGCGCCTGGGCAGAGAGGGAAACGAAGGGGAAAACGCAGAGTAAAAAATCGGGCACCGCCGTCTCCTGTCGCATCAAGGGTGATTAACCCTCTATACGAAGCAGACGGCGAAATGGATGCCCTTGGATGAACGCCCTGAAGGGGATGCCCTGGATGAACACCCCGAAGCTGACGCCCGGGGATCGGAACCCTTAAGCCTTGGTCATCAGCTTCTTCCAGCCTTCCAGGCCCAGCTTCTTCATCGTGTCGATGTTCTTCTCATAGATTTCCGAGGCGTCCGGAAACGACTCCACCGCGCGGTCGATGCTGTCTTCCCGCAGCAGGTGCAGGATGGGGTACGGCGCACGGTTGGTGTAGTTTTCGATATCGTCGGCCTGCGTGTCGGCAAACTGGAATTGCGGGTGGAACGTGGCCACCTGCAATTCGCCCACCAGCCGCATGCGTTTAAGCAGGCGGTCGGACAGTTCTTCGAAATCGTTGAAATCCAGAAAATCGTCCAGCGCGTCGGGAATGATCAACAAGGTGGTGTCGATCTTTTCGGGGTCGGTCTCGGCCAGCAGGGCAAGTTCGTCCTGCAAGTCGGTCAGCACCCCTTCGGCGTCGGTGGCGTCGCTGACGGCAAAGCGGATCTGGTCCTTGACCTGAACCGCCTTGGCGAACGGGCAAAGATTCAGGCCGATCACGGCCTGAGTCAGCCAGTGGCGGGTTTCAGCCACCACATTGGCATAAGCATCGGAAGTCGAAATCATGCCGGCATGGCCGCCATGGTTTGCGCAACCGCCGCCGTCAGCTTCTTGCCATACGGCACGTGCAGGAATTCATTGGGGCCGTGCGCGTTGGACTTCGGGCCCAACACGCCGCACACCATGAATTGCGCCTTCGGGAAGCCCTTTTGCAGGATGCTCATCAGCGGAATCGTGCCGCCCTGGCCGATGTAGCCGCAAGGCTGGCCGTAGTACTGCTGCGAGGCGGCGTCCAGCGCCTGGGTCAGCCAGGGCACGGATGCCGGCGCGTTCCAGCCGGTGGCGGCGCCTTCGTTGGCCTTGAAGATGACCTTGGCGTTATAGGGCGCGTCGGCTTCCAGCAGTTCCTTGATTTCCTGCGAGGCGGCCACGGCGTCAATCAGCGGCGGCAGGCGCAACGACAGCTTGAACGCGGTGCGCGGGCGCAGCACGTTGCCGGCGCTGGACAACGGCGGCAGGCCTTCGGCGCCGGTCACCGACAAGGTCGGGCGCCACGTGCGGTTCAGCAGCGCCTCTTCGGGCTCGGTCGTCATCGGCAGCACAAAACCGCCTTCCGCGCCGCAGCTCCAGGGGAAACGGCGCCACACTTCGTCACCCAGAATACGCGCGGTGGCGGTCACTTGTTCGACGCGGTCAGCGGGAATTTCGCAATGCAGGCTTTGCGGCAGCAGACGGCCGGTGGCGCTGTCTTCCAGGCGGTCCAGCAGATGGCGCAAGATGCGGAACGACGACGGCACCACGCCGCTGGAGTCGCCCGAGTGCACGCCTTCGTCCAGCACCTGCACTTCCAGCGTGCCGGCCACCATGCCGCGCAGCGAGGTCGTCATCCAGAGCTGGTCGTAGTTGCCGGCGCCCGAATCCAGGCACACCACCAGGGCCACGTTGCCCAGGCGGTCGCGCAGCGCATCCACATAGGGCAGCAGGTCGTAGCTGCCCGACTCTTCACAGGTTTCCACGATGCCCACGCAGCGCGGACGGGGCACGCCCTGCTTGTCCAGCGCCATGATGGCGGTCAGCGAGGCGTACACGGCGTAGCCGTCGTCCGCGCCGCCACGGCCGTAGAGCTTGCCGTCTTCGTACTTGGGGGTCCAGGGGCCAAGACCTGCGCGCCAGCCCGAGAATTCCGGCTGCTTGTCCAGGTGGCCGTACAGCAGCACGGTGTCGCCGTTGTCGCTGCGGGTGGCGGGCGCGTCAAAGAAAATGACGGGCGTGCGGCCCGGCAGGCGCACCACTTCCAGCGTCAGGCCCGAGACCTTCTGCGCTTCAACCCAGGCGGCGGCATCGCGCACCACGCGCTCGATGAACGCG harbors:
- a CDS encoding DUF1415 domain-containing protein, with protein sequence MISTSDAYANVVAETRHWLTQAVIGLNLCPFAKAVQVKDQIRFAVSDATDAEGVLTDLQDELALLAETDPEKIDTTLLIIPDALDDFLDFNDFEELSDRLLKRMRLVGELQVATFHPQFQFADTQADDIENYTNRAPYPILHLLREDSIDRAVESFPDASEIYEKNIDTMKKLGLEGWKKLMTKA
- a CDS encoding M20 family metallopeptidase, whose product is MNARIPDDALPPTLDPDALQAFVDDKWDNEIIPALTDYIAIPAKSPAFDADWEKNAFIERVVRDAAAWVEAQKVSGLTLEVVRLPGRTPVIFFDAPATRSDNGDTVLLYGHLDKQPEFSGWRAGLGPWTPKYEDGKLYGRGGADDGYAVYASLTAIMALDKQGVPRPRCVGIVETCEESGSYDLLPYVDALRDRLGNVALVVCLDSGAGNYDQLWMTTSLRGMVAGTLEVQVLDEGVHSGDSSGVVPSSFRILRHLLDRLEDSATGRLLPQSLHCEIPADRVEQVTATARILGDEVWRRFPWSCGAEGGFVLPMTTEPEEALLNRTWRPTLSVTGAEGLPPLSSAGNVLRPRTAFKLSLRLPPLIDAVAASQEIKELLEADAPYNAKVIFKANEGAATGWNAPASVPWLTQALDAASQQYYGQPCGYIGQGGTIPLMSILQKGFPKAQFMVCGVLGPKSNAHGPNEFLHVPYGKKLTAAVAQTMAAMPA
- a CDS encoding alpha/beta hydrolase, with amino-acid sequence MRSAATVAVLAALLLLTLTACSPLAVLNGAVPDNANRVVADVAYGADPRQRLDIYAPPGVQQPPVVVFFYGGSWRNGSRADYKFVGDALASRGILAVIADYRLYPDVAYPDFLDDCARAVAWTLQHVAEYGGDPGRVFVAGHSAGGYNAAMVALDPRWLERHGASPSMLRGWIGMAGPYDFLPIVASSLKPVFHFPGTPPDSQPIAHVTPNAPPALLMAGMADTTVDPHRNTEGLAAALQAARVPVTLVRYDGLGHALLAGALARPLRWRAPVLDDLAGFVLDPSDAQRRSDK